One Sporichthyaceae bacterium genomic window carries:
- a CDS encoding FAD-dependent oxidoreductase, with protein sequence MGEQRATHLAESPDVAGAYPRLSDDEIATLARYGQHRRLTDEEVLFREGEPTRELLVILEGRVAVVTGYGLPDQQTIGVHGPRRFLGELALLGGQPAFVTAVAVESGEVLAVPVDRMPDLMGEDPRLGDTILRAYLVRRSLLIDIGAGLRIIGSRFSPETYRLREFCARNRVPNRIIDIEDDAGARTLVERFGLRVEDTPVVLAGTAALMRNPTERSLARALGLAPGPVGAPCADLLIVGAGPAGLAAAVYAASEGLSTVVVDAVAPGGQAGLPPKIENYLGSPAGIAGTELAERAVLQARKFGVRLDVPARAAEAAICVGDPVVVVGGGNSAGQAALYLARHATDVTLVIRHADPGRDMSRYLVEQILAHQDISVRTRTAVCGAQGDRGRLKKVRLRNEDGVEETIPAAAVFVFIGASPHTEWLAGQVPLDPEGFVLTGPDLRSARPGVFAAGDVRSGSVKRVSSAVGEGAVAVRFIHEFLRTETAAALSTDPISRPARHG encoded by the coding sequence ATGGGTGAGCAGCGCGCAACACATCTGGCGGAATCCCCCGATGTGGCCGGCGCCTATCCCCGGCTGTCCGACGACGAGATCGCCACGCTCGCCCGTTACGGGCAGCACCGCCGGCTCACCGACGAAGAGGTGCTGTTCCGGGAGGGCGAGCCGACGCGCGAATTGTTGGTGATCCTGGAGGGCCGGGTGGCGGTGGTCACCGGGTACGGCCTGCCCGACCAGCAGACCATCGGGGTGCACGGCCCCCGGCGGTTCTTGGGCGAACTGGCCCTGCTGGGCGGGCAACCCGCGTTCGTCACCGCAGTGGCGGTGGAATCGGGCGAGGTGCTCGCGGTGCCGGTCGATCGGATGCCCGATCTGATGGGTGAGGATCCGCGGCTCGGCGACACAATTCTGCGGGCCTATCTGGTGCGCCGCAGTCTGCTGATCGACATCGGTGCCGGATTGCGCATCATCGGCTCGCGCTTCTCGCCCGAGACATACCGGCTGCGGGAGTTCTGCGCACGCAACCGAGTGCCTAATCGAATCATCGATATCGAGGACGATGCCGGCGCGCGCACCCTCGTCGAACGCTTCGGTCTGCGTGTCGAGGACACCCCGGTGGTGCTGGCCGGCACCGCGGCATTGATGCGTAATCCGACGGAACGGAGCCTGGCCCGGGCACTGGGTCTGGCGCCGGGTCCAGTCGGTGCGCCCTGCGCCGATCTGCTGATAGTCGGCGCCGGTCCGGCCGGGCTGGCCGCGGCGGTATACGCGGCCTCCGAAGGCCTGAGCACGGTGGTCGTCGACGCCGTCGCACCCGGCGGCCAGGCCGGTCTGCCGCCGAAAATCGAGAACTACCTGGGGTCCCCGGCAGGGATCGCCGGTACTGAGCTGGCCGAACGGGCCGTGCTACAGGCCCGCAAATTTGGCGTCCGGCTCGACGTGCCGGCCCGGGCCGCCGAGGCCGCGATATGTGTCGGAGATCCGGTCGTGGTGGTGGGCGGTGGCAACTCGGCCGGCCAGGCCGCCCTGTACCTGGCGCGGCACGCCACCGACGTGACGTTGGTGATCCGGCACGCCGACCCGGGCCGGGACATGTCCCGCTACCTGGTCGAGCAGATCCTGGCCCATCAGGACATCAGCGTGCGCACGCGCACCGCGGTGTGCGGGGCACAGGGTGACCGCGGCAGGCTCAAGAAGGTCCGCCTGCGTAACGAGGACGGCGTCGAGGAGACGATCCCGGCCGCGGCCGTGTTCGTGTTCATCGGGGCTTCGCCGCACACCGAATGGCTGGCCGGGCAGGTTCCGCTGGATCCGGAAGGCTTCGTGCTCACCGGGCCGGACCTGCGATCGGCCCGGCCCGGCGTTTTTGCCGCCGGCGATGTGCGCTCCGGCTCGGTCAAGCGGGTCAGTTCGGCGGTGGGCGAGGGTGCCGTAGCGGTGCGCTTCATCCACGAGTTCCTGCGCACCGAGACCGCCGCGGCCTTGAGCACCGACCCGATCAGCCGCCCAGCACGTCATGGCTGA
- a CDS encoding DNA starvation/stationary phase protection protein: protein MSTDARNSTSRPPDSQPRLHQQGLVTQEYRHLPLLPSALGHDVRLQSVALLNQILADSQILYGLYKKHHRLMRDPTFYSLHLLLDEHARAQLELIDALAERVQVLGGVAVGDPWHVVELTALPRPPAGVEEVPVMLSRLLDCHETVITKVRRTVDRTSAVHDDRTADLLTGQVLREHEAQVWFLAEHLVQTSLAVVDG, encoded by the coding sequence ATGAGCACGGACGCCCGAAACTCGACCTCACGCCCACCCGACTCGCAGCCGCGCCTGCACCAGCAGGGCCTGGTGACCCAGGAGTACAGGCATCTGCCACTGCTCCCGAGCGCACTCGGCCACGACGTCCGGCTGCAGTCGGTGGCGCTGCTCAACCAAATTCTGGCGGACAGCCAGATTCTTTACGGCCTCTACAAGAAGCACCACCGGTTGATGCGGGATCCCACCTTCTACTCCTTGCACCTGCTCTTGGACGAGCACGCCCGCGCACAACTGGAGTTGATCGACGCGCTCGCCGAGCGGGTGCAGGTATTGGGCGGCGTGGCGGTCGGGGATCCGTGGCACGTCGTGGAGCTGACCGCGCTGCCGCGCCCGCCGGCCGGCGTCGAGGAGGTGCCCGTGATGTTGTCCCGACTGCTCGACTGTCACGAGACGGTGATCACCAAGGTGCGCAGGACCGTCGATCGGACGTCCGCCGTACACGATGACCGCACAGCGGACCTGTTGACCGGGCAGGTACTCCGCGAGCACGAGGCGCAGGTGTGGTTCCTGGCCGAGCACCTGGTGCAAACCTCACTCGCGGTGGTGGACGGGTAG
- a CDS encoding alanine acetyltransferase, with amino-acid sequence MARKVETFALRGPGPRIQEPTDAVIRVTSTAICGSDVHLYEVLGPWTHPREDPARRTAS; translated from the coding sequence TTGGCAAGGAAGGTAGAGACGTTCGCGTTGCGAGGTCCTGGACCGCGGATCCAGGAGCCGACCGACGCGGTCATCCGGGTGACCTCGACGGCCATCTGCGGGTCCGATGTGCACCTCTACGAGGTGCTCGGCCCGTGGACACATCCGCGGGAGGACCCGGCCCGACGCACCGCTTCCTGA
- a CDS encoding Hsp20 family protein yields MAMDAYREGDRFLVMFDLPGVDPASTEITVEKNVLTVRAERPAADTEGREEVILERPRGSFVRQLFLGESLDADHLQASYDRGVLTLTIPVAPQAKPRRIAITAGQMEAPAIPGQSETASAAKEPAGAAGR; encoded by the coding sequence ATGGCGATGGACGCCTACCGCGAGGGCGACCGCTTCCTGGTGATGTTCGACCTGCCTGGGGTGGATCCGGCCAGCACCGAGATCACCGTCGAGAAGAACGTGCTGACCGTGCGGGCCGAACGCCCCGCAGCCGACACCGAGGGTCGGGAGGAGGTGATCCTGGAGCGCCCGCGGGGTTCGTTCGTCCGCCAGCTGTTCCTCGGCGAGAGCTTGGACGCTGATCACCTGCAGGCCTCCTACGACCGGGGCGTGCTGACCTTGACCATCCCGGTGGCCCCGCAGGCCAAGCCCCGCCGTATCGCGATCACCGCCGGCCAGATGGAGGCGCCCGCCATCCCCGGCCAGAGCGAGACCGCGAGCGCGGCGAAGGAGCCGGCCGGCGCAGCAGGGCGCTGA
- a CDS encoding response regulator transcription factor: protein MRLGRPELDRSSPDPAGRCRRCRPVASRSVDGHRLRRPLAVRGPGFRHCRGFSATRCAASTGAPPSCPPPRRSPRDHRHPNGFADAQDEGWTVCEAADGGPALEAVAGGAPDAMIVDLMLGSMDGFTCIREVRRISDVPIIVVSARIDTHDIVAGLEAGADDYVTKPFQIKEISARLRALRRRSTMSRMTDEPAGGEIVLDRSRDLVLSAAAGSVRLGRTGLALTLTEFQLLAELAVHPGMVLSRAALLERIWDHSFDGDDRLVDAHIRRLRTKVEADPPDPRLVITVRGMGYRLDLQ, encoded by the coding sequence GTGCGTCTGGGACGGCCCGAACTGGACCGGTCGAGTCCAGATCCTGCGGGCCGATGTCGTCGGTGTCGACCGGTTGCATCCCGGTCCGTGGACGGCCACCGCCTTCGACGTCCGCTCGCTGTACGTGGCCCTGGATTCCGCCACTGCAGAGGTTTTTCGGCAACGAGGTGTGCCGCTTCGACCGGCGCTCCCCCCTCGTGTCCGCCACCTCGCCGCAGTCCGCGGGATCACCGACATCCGAACGGGTTCGCCGATGCGCAGGACGAGGGCTGGACCGTTTGCGAGGCTGCGGACGGCGGGCCGGCTCTGGAGGCGGTCGCCGGCGGGGCACCCGACGCGATGATCGTCGATCTGATGCTGGGGTCCATGGACGGTTTCACCTGCATCCGCGAGGTCCGCAGGATCAGCGACGTCCCGATCATCGTGGTCAGCGCCCGCATCGACACCCACGACATCGTCGCCGGCTTGGAGGCGGGCGCCGACGACTACGTCACCAAGCCCTTCCAGATCAAGGAGATCAGCGCCCGCCTGCGCGCGCTGCGTCGGCGCTCGACGATGTCGCGGATGACCGACGAGCCCGCCGGTGGCGAGATCGTGCTGGACCGCTCGCGCGACCTCGTGCTGTCGGCCGCGGCCGGGTCGGTCCGGCTCGGCCGCACGGGGCTGGCCCTCACGCTGACCGAGTTCCAACTGCTGGCCGAACTGGCCGTCCACCCGGGCATGGTGCTCAGCCGGGCCGCGCTGCTGGAACGGATCTGGGACCACAGCTTCGACGGTGACGACCGCCTGGTCGATGCCCACATCCGCCGGCTGCGGACCAAGGTTGAGGCGGACCCGCCCGATCCCCGACTGGTGATCACTGTCCGCGGCATGGGCTACCGGCTCGACCTGCAATGA
- a CDS encoding CBS domain-containing protein — MARGEHARSGEQEPAVKRMRVKVGDVMTRNLVTVGPDATFTEIVDVLLDRDISGVPVVDQDRNLLGIITEADLISKEAYPGRRRRHLSLVRDHLAGRKPEWVRKSTARRATQLMSTDVLHVSPDDDLTTAARLMLERGVKRLPVCENARLVGIVSRSDLLAPFHRSDDELAMEVKEMLADPLRAPEHHQVSFEVHNGVVSLHGATQVPSDIRVVVAFVSGIPGVVGVDHDLVAVEAEPSVE; from the coding sequence ATGGCACGCGGGGAGCACGCGCGAAGCGGAGAGCAGGAGCCCGCCGTCAAGCGGATGCGGGTCAAGGTGGGCGACGTGATGACCCGCAATCTGGTCACGGTCGGCCCTGACGCGACGTTCACCGAGATCGTCGACGTGTTGCTCGATCGCGACATCAGCGGGGTTCCGGTGGTGGACCAGGACCGCAACCTGCTCGGGATAATCACCGAGGCGGATCTGATCAGCAAGGAGGCCTATCCGGGTCGGCGCCGTCGGCATCTGTCCCTGGTGCGCGACCACCTGGCCGGGCGGAAGCCGGAATGGGTGCGCAAGTCCACGGCCCGCCGGGCCACGCAGCTGATGAGCACGGACGTGCTGCACGTGTCCCCCGACGACGATCTCACCACCGCGGCGCGGCTGATGCTCGAACGCGGGGTCAAACGCCTGCCGGTGTGCGAGAACGCCCGTCTGGTCGGCATCGTTTCCCGCAGCGACCTGCTGGCCCCGTTCCACCGCTCTGACGACGAGTTGGCCATGGAGGTCAAGGAGATGCTGGCTGATCCGCTGCGCGCCCCGGAGCACCACCAGGTCTCCTTCGAGGTGCACAACGGAGTGGTGAGTCTGCACGGCGCGACTCAGGTCCCCAGCGATATTCGGGTCGTGGTCGCGTTCGTGTCCGGGATCCCCGGCGTGGTAGGCGTCGACCACGATCTGGTCGCGGTGGAGGCCGAGCCGAGCGTGGAATGA
- a CDS encoding MerR family transcriptional regulator: MEIGQHSPVYGISVAAELTGVDAQMLRAYEARRLIEPHRSAGGTRRYSNHDLQVVDRISTLLGGGLNLAGIAQVFLLEAENRRLQTEIDQLRTALHEAAAPLRGSKPGRARKEAATG; this comes from the coding sequence GTGGAGATCGGGCAGCACAGCCCGGTGTACGGAATCTCCGTCGCCGCCGAACTTACCGGCGTGGACGCCCAGATGCTGCGTGCCTACGAGGCACGGCGGCTGATCGAGCCGCACCGCAGCGCCGGCGGCACCCGCCGCTACAGCAACCACGACCTGCAGGTCGTCGACCGCATCAGCACCCTGCTCGGCGGAGGACTCAACCTGGCCGGCATCGCACAGGTGTTCCTGCTCGAGGCCGAGAACCGCCGCCTGCAGACCGAGATCGACCAGCTGCGCACCGCCTTGCACGAGGCGGCCGCCCCTCTGCGCGGAAGCAAACCCGGCCGTGCCCGCAAGGAAGCCGCCACCGGTTGA
- a CDS encoding PrsW family glutamic-type intramembrane protease, with protein sequence MLLTGWSSARRWVSASPPWETAGYSFNALLTIQGLSLHDMVRTEMIRSLLAPVGHGLWSAVFGAVLFDRTVIGRARRGLLVLGTYLWVSLLHALWDSAHMIAVVLTLVWTGTPWQYDLLARGYLPRPTPAQAQLMSLLSNAGLVLIAVLGVATVERVRRRRVGPVATPTRPRDVGAHALRSG encoded by the coding sequence ATGCTGCTGACGGGTTGGTCCTCGGCGCGGCGGTGGGTTTCGGCTTCGCCGCCCTGGGAAACCGCTGGTTACTCGTTCAACGCCCTGCTGACGATCCAGGGACTGTCGCTGCACGACATGGTGCGCACCGAGATGATCCGCAGCCTGCTGGCCCCGGTGGGCCACGGATTGTGGAGCGCAGTGTTCGGTGCCGTGCTGTTCGACCGGACCGTCATCGGCCGGGCGCGCCGCGGCCTGCTGGTGCTCGGGACGTACCTGTGGGTGTCGCTGTTGCACGCGCTGTGGGACTCCGCACACATGATCGCGGTGGTACTCACCCTGGTGTGGACGGGCACCCCGTGGCAGTACGACCTGCTCGCCCGCGGTTACCTGCCTCGACCGACGCCGGCGCAGGCCCAGCTGATGAGCCTGTTGTCCAACGCGGGCCTGGTGCTGATCGCCGTACTGGGCGTGGCCACCGTGGAACGCGTGCGACGCCGACGGGTAGGGCCGGTGGCAACTCCTACGCGTCCACGGGATGTCGGCGCGCACGCCCTCCGGTCAGGGTGA
- a CDS encoding type 1 glutamine amidotransferase domain-containing protein → MTDSLSGRKIAFLVANEGVEQVELVEPWKCVEDAGGRPRLVAPEAGKVQAFNHLEAADTFPVDEPVEEASAAWYDALVLPGGVANPDQLRTVPAAVRFVREFFEAGKPVAVICHGPWTLVEADVVRGRTLTSWPSVGTDLRNAGATWVDEQVVTCSAGPNLLVSSRKPQDLEAFNAALLEAFSAG, encoded by the coding sequence ATGACCGATTCGTTGTCCGGTAGGAAGATCGCGTTCCTGGTCGCGAACGAGGGGGTGGAGCAGGTCGAGCTCGTCGAGCCGTGGAAGTGCGTCGAGGACGCGGGCGGCCGGCCGCGGCTCGTGGCGCCCGAGGCGGGGAAGGTGCAGGCGTTCAACCACCTGGAAGCCGCCGACACCTTCCCCGTGGACGAGCCCGTCGAGGAGGCCTCGGCGGCCTGGTACGACGCACTGGTGCTTCCCGGCGGGGTGGCCAACCCCGACCAGCTGCGTACCGTGCCCGCCGCGGTGCGGTTCGTGCGTGAGTTCTTCGAGGCCGGCAAGCCGGTTGCGGTGATCTGCCACGGCCCGTGGACGTTGGTCGAGGCCGACGTGGTACGGGGACGGACCCTGACCAGTTGGCCCAGCGTGGGCACCGACCTGCGCAACGCCGGTGCGACCTGGGTCGACGAACAGGTCGTCACTTGCAGTGCCGGCCCGAACCTGCTGGTCTCCTCGCGCAAGCCGCAAGACCTCGAGGCGTTCAACGCCGCACTGCTCGAGGCATTCTCCGCAGGCTGA
- a CDS encoding DUF427 domain-containing protein has protein sequence MSMWTSAQPRLLERAGGDLDGAGSCPRCGTDLQLHAVIVDGVVQVCDRCLHEVPSPRLAWPTSGGPVVVQAVWGGVVLADSSQTVHLAGVAYFPPGQVQMQHLDASGRARVDLSRGEAHLFDVLVAGRRCVDAAWHWPRPSPLATHLPYWIGFGSAIMLTARPARPCPDRRPGII, from the coding sequence ATGTCGATGTGGACCTCGGCGCAACCGCGCCTGCTGGAGCGCGCGGGTGGCGACCTCGACGGGGCCGGTTCGTGCCCGCGGTGCGGCACCGACCTGCAGTTGCACGCGGTGATCGTGGACGGCGTGGTACAGGTGTGCGACCGATGCCTGCACGAGGTGCCGTCCCCGCGGCTCGCGTGGCCCACCAGCGGGGGCCCGGTCGTGGTCCAGGCCGTGTGGGGCGGGGTGGTACTGGCCGACTCCTCGCAGACCGTGCACCTGGCAGGCGTCGCGTACTTCCCGCCCGGGCAGGTGCAGATGCAACATCTGGACGCCTCCGGGCGCGCACGGGTCGACCTGTCCCGCGGCGAGGCACACCTGTTCGACGTCCTCGTCGCCGGTCGACGGTGCGTGGACGCGGCGTGGCACTGGCCGCGCCCCTCGCCCCTGGCGACACATTTGCCCTACTGGATCGGATTCGGATCCGCGATCATGCTCACCGCTCGACCGGCCCGTCCCTGCCCCGATCGGCGCCCCGGAATTATCTGA
- a CDS encoding helix-turn-helix domain-containing protein gives MVDYEAGLNRVIPNLAQVPGPPLQRSVARDQLSSFHALLVLSMVMTRSGDEEEILRLATTAVPSLAPVRPIALWLDAGWRAIGELATPEHPGAISVQLPALPEGGGEVALGQGWGWSYQLTTLGGALGYLIVAAPTAPGAHQQFLLGALAQHTGVALANVRSHARERAVTEELRLANQALRRSTQIHERLTAVAAAGEGQAGIARAVHELTDRAVAIEDRHGNLITWAGPATPDPYPKAAPAAREALLRRVGEAGHPLRADGRLVALAEPGEEILGVIALVDPGGTARESDLVALEHGATVLAMELAHVRTRAETALRLRRDLVEELLAGIDAEHSRTRARILDYDLDRPHRVLVVECSTLGHRPSPQPPDTDGSHFHAVRRAARACGAGSLLASRGPAVIVLADGETDWERLRDAVLRELRPHSACRIGVGGTCHAPEDFPRSLHQAQMALRMQRLARAPGQATTFDGLGVYRMLAELPEEGTVESYVREWLGRLLDYDERKGSTLVETLSVYLECGGNYDATGKALSLHRSTLRYRLQRLRELSGHDFSDPDVRFNLQLATRAWSTVRALQRD, from the coding sequence GTGGTGGACTACGAGGCCGGGCTGAACCGAGTGATCCCGAATCTGGCTCAGGTGCCCGGGCCGCCGCTGCAGCGCAGTGTCGCGCGCGATCAACTGTCCAGCTTCCACGCCCTGCTCGTGCTCTCCATGGTGATGACCCGCAGCGGCGACGAGGAGGAGATCCTCCGTCTGGCCACCACCGCCGTACCGTCACTGGCGCCGGTGCGGCCCATCGCCCTGTGGCTGGACGCCGGGTGGCGCGCGATCGGCGAGCTCGCCACGCCCGAGCATCCCGGCGCGATATCCGTCCAGCTGCCCGCGTTGCCCGAGGGCGGCGGCGAGGTGGCGCTCGGCCAAGGCTGGGGCTGGTCCTATCAGCTGACCACCTTGGGCGGGGCGCTGGGCTACCTGATCGTCGCGGCGCCGACCGCGCCGGGTGCGCACCAGCAGTTCCTGCTCGGAGCGTTGGCCCAACACACCGGGGTGGCCCTGGCCAACGTCCGCTCGCACGCCCGGGAGCGGGCGGTGACCGAAGAACTGCGGCTGGCCAACCAGGCCCTGCGGCGCAGTACCCAGATCCACGAACGGTTGACCGCGGTGGCCGCGGCCGGGGAGGGGCAGGCCGGGATCGCTCGCGCGGTGCACGAGCTGACCGACCGGGCGGTGGCCATCGAGGACCGGCACGGAAACCTGATCACCTGGGCGGGACCCGCGACGCCCGACCCGTACCCCAAGGCTGCCCCGGCTGCGCGGGAGGCGCTGCTGCGCCGCGTCGGTGAGGCCGGGCACCCGCTGCGCGCGGACGGCCGGCTCGTCGCGCTCGCCGAACCCGGAGAGGAGATCCTCGGGGTGATCGCGCTGGTCGACCCGGGCGGCACTGCCCGGGAGTCGGACCTGGTTGCGCTCGAGCACGGGGCCACCGTGTTGGCCATGGAACTGGCTCATGTGCGGACCCGTGCCGAGACTGCCCTGCGTCTGCGCCGGGACTTGGTCGAGGAGCTGTTGGCCGGGATCGACGCCGAGCACTCGCGGACGAGGGCCCGGATCCTGGACTACGACCTGGACCGACCCCACCGGGTCCTGGTCGTGGAGTGCAGCACCCTTGGTCATCGCCCTTCCCCGCAGCCTCCGGATACCGACGGTTCCCACTTCCACGCGGTGCGCCGGGCGGCGCGTGCGTGCGGCGCGGGCAGTCTGCTGGCCTCGCGGGGTCCCGCGGTGATCGTGTTGGCCGACGGGGAGACCGACTGGGAACGTCTGCGGGACGCGGTATTGCGGGAACTCCGCCCGCACAGTGCCTGTCGCATCGGGGTCGGGGGCACGTGCCACGCGCCCGAGGATTTCCCGCGGTCCTTGCACCAGGCCCAGATGGCACTGCGCATGCAGAGGCTCGCCCGGGCCCCCGGTCAGGCGACGACCTTCGACGGCCTCGGTGTGTACCGCATGTTGGCCGAGCTGCCGGAGGAGGGCACGGTCGAGAGCTACGTCCGAGAGTGGTTGGGCCGGTTGCTGGACTACGACGAGCGCAAGGGTTCCACGCTGGTGGAGACGCTGTCGGTATACCTGGAGTGCGGCGGGAACTACGACGCCACCGGCAAGGCGCTGTCGCTGCACCGCAGCACACTGCGCTACCGGCTGCAGCGACTGCGCGAGTTGTCCGGCCACGACTTCAGTGACCCCGACGTGCGGTTCAACCTCCAACTGGCCACCCGCGCCTGGAGCACCGTCCGCGCCCTGCAGCGAGACTGA
- a CDS encoding CBS domain-containing protein, whose protein sequence is MTTAREIMTSGAECVGEEDSVALAARRMGELGVGALPICGTDGRIKGMLTDRDIAVRVVGAGLDPNATRAGELAAGEAITIGADDPIVTTMAIMAKYQVRRLPVIDGHRLVGIITQADIARAELPDQMVGELVAALSID, encoded by the coding sequence ATGACAACTGCACGGGAAATCATGACCTCCGGCGCCGAATGTGTCGGGGAGGAGGATTCGGTGGCCCTGGCCGCGAGGCGGATGGGCGAACTGGGTGTCGGGGCACTTCCCATCTGCGGAACTGACGGGCGAATCAAGGGCATGCTGACCGACCGTGACATCGCCGTGCGGGTGGTCGGCGCCGGCCTCGACCCCAACGCGACCCGGGCCGGGGAGCTAGCTGCGGGAGAGGCGATCACGATCGGGGCCGACGACCCGATCGTCACCACCATGGCGATCATGGCGAAGTACCAGGTCCGCCGGTTGCCGGTGATCGACGGGCACCGGCTGGTCGGGATAATTACGCAGGCCGACATCGCTCGCGCCGAATTGCCCGACCAGATGGTAGGGGAACTGGTCGCGGCACTCTCGATCGACTGA
- a CDS encoding ATP-binding protein, whose protein sequence is MTPVSVGEIVAHAARRAGCDLPVARPAQADLVLGDPMLLERACFNIADNANRHAGGLAAVAVEVSDGRVLARLDDRGPGIPTAERSRIFERFATHRAGGSSSGTGLGLALVAEAVTTHGGTVQYTDADSTGARFVIDLPAWRGS, encoded by the coding sequence TTGACCCCGGTCTCGGTCGGCGAGATCGTGGCGCACGCCGCGCGCCGGGCCGGTTGCGATCTGCCCGTCGCCCGACCCGCGCAGGCCGACCTGGTCCTCGGTGACCCCATGCTGCTCGAGCGGGCATGCTTCAACATCGCCGACAACGCCAACCGCCACGCCGGTGGCCTGGCCGCGGTCGCCGTCGAGGTCAGCGACGGTCGTGTCCTGGCCCGCCTCGACGACCGCGGCCCAGGAATCCCCACCGCCGAACGCTCGCGGATCTTCGAGCGCTTCGCCACGCACCGCGCCGGTGGCTCCTCCTCCGGTACCGGCCTGGGCCTGGCCCTGGTCGCCGAGGCCGTCACCACCCATGGGGGGACGGTCCAGTACACCGACGCGGACAGCACTGGCGCCCGCTTCGTCATCGACCTGCCTGCTTGGCGGGGAAGCTGA
- a CDS encoding HAMP domain-containing protein, which translates to MVASAGGIVIGNWASQRLVQPLNQIASAVTSLAEGRFETRLSPTEDADLDRIVEAFNTMASALKQRIDRDARFAADVSHELRSPLTTLVAAVDVLSHRRPELSERAQRAGPDNR; encoded by the coding sequence GTGGTCGCATCCGCGGGCGGGATCGTGATCGGCAACTGGGCCAGCCAGCGCCTCGTGCAGCCGCTCAATCAGATCGCCTCGGCGGTGACCAGCCTGGCCGAAGGACGCTTCGAGACCCGGCTGAGCCCCACCGAGGACGCCGACCTGGACCGTATCGTCGAGGCCTTCAACACCATGGCCTCCGCGCTGAAGCAACGGATCGACCGCGACGCCCGCTTCGCCGCGGACGTCAGCCATGAGCTGCGCTCGCCGCTGACCACGCTGGTCGCCGCGGTCGACGTGCTGAGCCATCGGCGCCCGGAGCTGTCCGAGCGGGCCCAGCGCGCTGGACCTGATAACCGCTGA
- a CDS encoding Hsp20/alpha crystallin family protein encodes MLMRTDSFRDLDRVAQQLLGAGGPLGTWSRPNPMPMDAYRSGDSFVVRFDLPGVSAEAIELDVERNVLTVKAERRPGPETAEGVEMQVAERTHGVFSRQLFLGDTLDTTNIAADYRDGVLTLHIPVAEKAKPRRIAINVQPVLQSTQVDG; translated from the coding sequence ATGTTGATGCGTACCGATTCCTTCCGTGACCTGGACCGGGTGGCCCAGCAGTTGCTCGGCGCCGGTGGGCCGCTGGGTACCTGGTCACGCCCGAACCCGATGCCCATGGACGCCTACCGGTCCGGGGACAGCTTCGTGGTCCGCTTCGATCTGCCGGGCGTGAGTGCCGAGGCGATCGAACTGGACGTGGAGCGCAACGTGCTCACGGTCAAGGCCGAACGACGACCCGGGCCGGAGACGGCCGAGGGTGTGGAGATGCAGGTCGCCGAACGCACCCACGGCGTCTTCTCGCGCCAGTTGTTCCTCGGCGACACCCTCGACACGACCAACATCGCCGCGGACTACCGCGACGGGGTGCTCACCCTGCACATCCCGGTGGCCGAGAAGGCCAAGCCTCGGCGGATCGCAATCAACGTCCAACCGGTCCTGCAGAGCACGCAGGTCGACGGCTGA
- a CDS encoding hemerythrin domain-containing protein, with translation MAVTSSIDTAQDVVEFLKDQHRSVKELFDQVWAAHGERRVELFTALRRMLAVHETAEERIVHPRARKELPDGEAVVDERLAEEHKAKEVLRELEKMDVDSAEFESTFRAFQSDVLAHANAEEQHEFSVLEQSLDETELEHMRKAVELAEQVAPTRPHPGVESPTANLLAGPFAAMLDRVRDALHGHG, from the coding sequence ATGGCAGTTACGTCTTCGATCGACACCGCCCAGGACGTCGTGGAGTTTCTGAAGGACCAGCACCGAAGCGTGAAGGAACTGTTCGACCAGGTCTGGGCCGCCCACGGGGAGCGGCGGGTCGAGCTGTTCACCGCGCTGCGCCGCATGTTGGCCGTGCATGAGACCGCGGAGGAGCGCATCGTTCACCCGCGCGCCCGAAAGGAACTGCCCGACGGTGAGGCTGTGGTGGATGAGCGGCTGGCCGAGGAGCACAAGGCCAAGGAAGTCCTGCGCGAACTGGAGAAGATGGACGTGGATTCCGCGGAGTTCGAGTCCACCTTCCGCGCATTCCAGAGCGACGTTCTGGCCCACGCGAACGCTGAGGAACAGCACGAGTTCTCCGTTCTCGAGCAGAGCCTGGACGAGACGGAGTTGGAGCACATGCGCAAGGCGGTCGAACTCGCCGAGCAGGTGGCCCCGACCCGACCCCACCCCGGAGTGGAGTCGCCCACGGCGAACCTGCTGGCCGGGCCCTTCGCCGCCATGCTCGACCGCGTCCGCGACGCCCTGCACGGCCACGGCTGA